A single region of the Prevotella sp. HUN102 genome encodes:
- a CDS encoding choice-of-anchor J domain-containing protein: protein MKRITYFCACLIAVCSAMPALAQTKLEKQLAHKHEIQKRISKHQADRTVDYSLFNQMITKKNATMPASLPVLIPSVQKSPILTAVKAELWGSYVDEDYGKMVSFTPSATISFTTLKDELGFDTKFNGGSALIGNKYYGMKVSELAGFKMMDLYEYNTDTWELATDEPKMIFDKYLLATETAKDPASAKVFGQFFTEDMKALEWGFIDYAAQTRTAIKASTNRYVALGYGKDGFAYGVATDGNLYKIDTNNGSEALVGATGVTVMTANNQYYEQTGEIDPASGEFYWAATDANMVSRLYIVNLSTGAATEVGALPNAIVGMAIPAAEAAEGAPAKVTNVVYDFANGSLSGKVKFTAPTLTYGGNPLSATALTYTVYANDQKVAEGTVMPGANAEANVTVPKDGMYNFKIVAANAEGEGAKYLENQWIGHDEMAAPGNLTMTRSGNGNSHIKLTWTASTEALHNGYVGSVTYNVYRMQNGQLTKVSPKQTALTFEEDIPAGEFSNYYYIVQTVNGNVEGKNDNTEEFYFGKAYEPNYNETFDTEASSNPYIKINRVSGSYNPWEWDADKHYMKCSSSLKGKSDSWLISPPIHLKEGYTYFVKYDVTTPAGFEEKLEVKWGMEANDNENLLTKELMPVTTYTGKTNTVTSYEKEIVADADGNYNFGFHSVSEAGSFFVAVDNFRVEYGPLPTAPDSVTNLTGETEPSGLDQASITFTAPTKNRKGETITTLEKVVVMCGERTVATVSPVAPGQVCTVQDTEAEHGENTYAIYAYNENGVGQKSVITIKVGQDKPGPIANIASTDQLNSIKLSWDAPKAAEGGVLNPAGIWYTVYEVKSASEIEEIGQTEKGVTEFTIEDFKTYEGKQYIAYWAVTSKNASGSGDMRIKSMLVGKPYQMPHHRSFVDGSDEGLFMAAVPTENNESWTMLKGEASDGDNGCLYFNPAQAGSSMIMLGKVSLRGAVKPQLIFDYKCAPNAKRKMVIVAQPMNGSAQRLDIKDFSTITNAENWTRATIDIPKELTKVNYISFTILGEATAAQPENPIYVDNIHFVDPLPVDASVELMAPKTVNKGHKMSFKAKVTNLGKNTLDANTIVRISVNGNEIEQIALTKSLNTMNYELLPVSYQTSLNDAGTQLDVKAEVVAAGDIEKKNNVSEAAVKFAEANMPKPTNVTSTGNNQPLISLGKSHRLPLLP, encoded by the coding sequence ATGAAAAGAATTACCTATTTTTGTGCTTGCTTGATTGCCGTTTGCTCTGCAATGCCTGCTTTGGCGCAGACAAAACTGGAGAAACAACTGGCTCACAAGCACGAGATTCAGAAAAGGATTTCAAAACATCAGGCAGACCGTACAGTGGATTATTCGTTATTCAACCAGATGATAACGAAGAAAAACGCCACAATGCCAGCTTCGCTTCCTGTACTGATACCGTCAGTACAGAAATCTCCTATCCTAACAGCAGTAAAGGCCGAGCTTTGGGGCAGCTACGTGGATGAGGATTACGGCAAGATGGTTTCTTTCACACCGTCTGCCACCATAAGTTTCACAACTCTTAAAGATGAATTGGGCTTTGACACGAAGTTCAATGGCGGCAGTGCGCTCATAGGCAACAAATACTATGGTATGAAAGTGTCAGAATTGGCAGGTTTCAAGATGATGGACCTCTATGAATACAACACCGATACCTGGGAACTTGCTACGGACGAACCGAAAATGATATTCGATAAGTATCTCTTGGCTACGGAAACAGCAAAGGATCCCGCATCGGCAAAGGTGTTCGGACAGTTCTTCACCGAGGATATGAAAGCTCTGGAGTGGGGATTCATCGACTATGCAGCACAGACTCGTACCGCTATCAAGGCCAGTACAAACCGTTATGTGGCACTGGGCTATGGCAAGGACGGCTTTGCATACGGTGTAGCTACGGACGGAAACTTATATAAGATTGACACCAATAATGGTAGTGAAGCACTTGTTGGTGCAACCGGTGTTACCGTTATGACAGCCAATAATCAATATTATGAGCAGACTGGAGAGATAGATCCCGCATCAGGAGAATTTTATTGGGCGGCAACAGACGCCAATATGGTTTCAAGGCTTTACATCGTAAACCTTTCAACTGGTGCTGCAACAGAAGTCGGTGCGCTTCCAAACGCTATTGTAGGTATGGCTATCCCTGCTGCTGAAGCTGCCGAGGGTGCGCCTGCGAAGGTAACAAACGTCGTTTATGACTTTGCGAACGGCTCATTGAGTGGCAAGGTTAAGTTCACTGCTCCTACCTTGACCTATGGCGGCAATCCATTGTCGGCGACAGCTCTGACTTATACCGTTTATGCAAACGATCAAAAAGTGGCTGAAGGCACGGTAATGCCGGGAGCAAATGCCGAAGCCAACGTTACCGTTCCCAAAGACGGAATGTACAACTTCAAGATTGTTGCAGCCAATGCTGAAGGCGAAGGTGCGAAGTACTTAGAGAATCAGTGGATTGGACACGATGAAATGGCAGCTCCGGGAAATCTTACAATGACAAGAAGCGGCAATGGAAATTCGCACATAAAGCTCACTTGGACGGCCTCAACAGAGGCTCTGCACAATGGTTACGTAGGCAGCGTTACCTACAATGTGTACAGAATGCAGAACGGGCAACTCACTAAAGTCAGTCCAAAGCAGACTGCCCTGACCTTTGAAGAAGATATTCCGGCAGGCGAATTTAGCAATTATTACTACATCGTGCAGACCGTGAACGGTAATGTTGAAGGTAAAAACGACAATACTGAAGAGTTCTATTTCGGCAAGGCTTACGAACCTAATTATAATGAAACGTTCGATACCGAGGCAAGCTCTAATCCTTACATCAAAATCAACAGAGTTTCTGGCAGCTACAATCCTTGGGAATGGGATGCTGACAAACATTATATGAAGTGCAGCAGCAGCCTTAAGGGTAAAAGCGACAGTTGGCTGATATCTCCTCCTATCCATTTGAAGGAAGGTTATACATACTTCGTGAAATACGACGTTACCACTCCTGCCGGTTTCGAGGAGAAACTGGAAGTGAAATGGGGAATGGAAGCAAATGACAACGAAAATCTCCTCACGAAGGAACTGATGCCCGTAACCACTTACACAGGTAAGACGAACACCGTAACAAGCTACGAGAAAGAAATCGTTGCCGACGCTGACGGCAATTATAACTTCGGTTTCCACTCTGTGTCAGAAGCAGGTTCTTTCTTTGTAGCTGTCGATAACTTCAGAGTAGAATACGGTCCATTGCCAACCGCACCGGATTCCGTTACCAACCTGACGGGAGAAACTGAACCGAGTGGTTTGGATCAGGCTTCCATCACTTTCACGGCTCCTACAAAGAACCGCAAGGGGGAGACCATCACGACACTCGAAAAGGTTGTCGTAATGTGTGGCGAACGTACCGTTGCCACCGTTTCTCCAGTTGCTCCGGGACAGGTATGCACCGTTCAGGATACAGAAGCTGAACACGGAGAAAACACTTATGCCATCTATGCTTACAATGAAAACGGCGTTGGACAGAAGAGCGTCATTACCATCAAGGTGGGACAGGACAAGCCGGGGCCGATTGCTAACATTGCATCTACCGACCAATTAAATTCCATCAAGTTGTCTTGGGATGCTCCGAAGGCAGCAGAAGGTGGAGTGCTCAATCCTGCCGGCATTTGGTACACGGTATATGAGGTTAAATCCGCTTCAGAAATCGAAGAAATCGGTCAGACCGAAAAGGGCGTTACAGAATTTACGATAGAGGATTTCAAGACCTACGAGGGTAAACAATATATCGCCTACTGGGCAGTAACATCCAAAAATGCTTCCGGAAGCGGCGATATGAGAATCAAGTCGATGCTCGTTGGCAAGCCTTATCAGATGCCTCATCACAGAAGTTTCGTTGATGGTTCGGACGAAGGCCTGTTTATGGCAGCTGTTCCAACAGAAAACAATGAATCTTGGACAATGCTGAAGGGCGAAGCATCTGACGGCGACAACGGTTGCCTGTACTTCAATCCTGCACAGGCCGGCAGTTCAATGATTATGTTGGGCAAAGTAAGCCTCCGTGGTGCAGTCAAGCCACAGCTTATCTTCGACTATAAGTGTGCACCAAATGCAAAGCGCAAGATGGTAATCGTGGCACAACCAATGAACGGCAGTGCACAGCGATTGGATATCAAGGACTTCAGCACTATCACAAATGCTGAAAATTGGACAAGAGCCACTATCGATATTCCGAAAGAACTGACGAAAGTGAACTACATCAGTTTCACAATCCTCGGTGAAGCAACGGCTGCTCAGCCTGAAAATCCTATCTATGTAGACAATATTCACTTCGTTGATCCACTTCCGGTAGACGCATCCGTTGAACTGATGGCTCCGAAGACCGTAAACAAGGGACACAAGATGAGTTTCAAGGCGAAAGTAACCAACTTAGGCAAGAACACACTCGATGCAAACACCATCGTCAGGATTTCTGTAAATGGCAACGAAATCGAGCAGATTGCACTTACAAAGTCGCTCAACACGATGAACTATGAGCTGCTTCCGGTTTCCTATCAGACCTCTCTGAACGACGCAGGTACGCAACTCGACGTAAAAGCAGAAGTCGTTGCAGCAGGCGATATAGAAAAGAAGAACAACGTCAGTGAGGCAGCCGTCAAGTTTGCCGAGGCAAATATGCCTAAACCTACCAACGTTACCTCTACGGGCAACAACCAAC
- a CDS encoding S41 family peptidase — MGSKIKHGINHILTAVAALLAVFNLGSCVTNDEYADNPQGNFEALWEILDEHYCFFEQKDVDWNEVRERYAKQFNGSMTESQQFEVMAKMLSELKDGHVNLYTSFNTARYWAWKDNYKQNFSDSLERKYLKTDYLIASGMGYTIFDDNIGYLRCASFQNGIGAGNLDDILLYFQPCKAIIIDIRNNGGGSLNNAEELAARFTNENLLVGYMQHKNGKGHNDFSAMKEQILKPGKGVRWQKPVVVLTNRSVYSAANEFVKYMKCCPNVKTVGDRTGGGSGLPFSSELPNGWSIRFSACPMYDRNKVLTEFGIEPDHKIDLTDTDFLRGKDTIIEFARTLINQ, encoded by the coding sequence ATGGGCAGTAAAATCAAGCACGGAATAAATCATATTCTGACGGCAGTAGCAGCACTATTGGCCGTATTCAACCTCGGTTCCTGCGTAACCAACGACGAATACGCCGACAATCCACAGGGCAATTTCGAGGCTCTCTGGGAGATTCTCGACGAACACTATTGCTTTTTCGAGCAGAAAGATGTGGACTGGAATGAGGTACGCGAACGCTATGCCAAGCAGTTCAACGGCTCGATGACCGAAAGTCAGCAGTTTGAAGTAATGGCAAAGATGCTTTCTGAACTGAAAGACGGGCACGTGAATCTCTATACCTCTTTTAATACGGCGCGCTATTGGGCGTGGAAGGACAACTACAAGCAGAACTTTTCCGACTCTTTGGAACGCAAATACCTGAAAACGGATTATCTCATTGCGAGCGGTATGGGCTATACCATCTTCGACGACAACATCGGTTATCTGCGCTGCGCCAGTTTCCAGAACGGAATAGGCGCGGGAAACCTCGACGACATTCTCCTCTATTTCCAACCCTGCAAGGCTATCATCATAGATATAAGGAACAATGGCGGTGGCTCGCTGAACAATGCCGAGGAGCTTGCCGCCCGGTTCACGAACGAAAATCTGCTCGTTGGCTATATGCAGCACAAGAACGGCAAAGGGCACAACGACTTTTCGGCTATGAAAGAACAGATATTGAAGCCGGGAAAGGGTGTGCGTTGGCAGAAACCGGTCGTGGTTCTCACGAACAGGAGCGTCTATTCGGCAGCCAATGAATTTGTGAAATATATGAAGTGCTGCCCCAATGTCAAGACAGTCGGCGACCGTACCGGTGGTGGTTCCGGCCTGCCCTTCTCAAGCGAGCTTCCCAATGGTTGGAGCATCCGTTTCTCGGCGTGCCCTATGTACGACAGAAACAAGGTGCTGACGGAGTTCGGCATCGAACCAGACCATAAAATCGACCTTACCGATACAGATTTCCTACGTGGCAAAGACACTATTATAGAGTTTGCACGCACGTTGATAAACCAATAA
- a CDS encoding DUF3316 domain-containing protein, with product MNRRWTNSTAGEWTKKRVDTPERRKENKRTKIFACLFSCAFLSVLVQQAYAQDTLRTGKVITNAQMVGIGSINQLDTYLSPGEYRGSELRYVSHSVRENGSKISRELIHQAHLSLTRNRAENNREIGGLYNFQYNVQYELGEWQLGNGRLMLKAGGGADANIGFLYNTRNGNNPAQAYVNLNLAPNATAAYRFRLWNRPFQIRYEMQLPLVGLMYAPNFGQSYYEIFSKGDYDHNIVPTTIGSAPSLRQMLTFDFRIRHTTVRLGYLGDFQQAKVNGLKYHTWSNLFVVGIVRKFSITKILP from the coding sequence ATGAATAGACGGTGGACAAATTCAACGGCCGGCGAGTGGACAAAGAAAAGAGTTGATACGCCGGAAAGAAGAAAAGAGAACAAGCGGACGAAAATCTTTGCCTGCCTGTTCTCTTGTGCTTTTCTGTCAGTCCTTGTCCAGCAAGCCTATGCACAGGACACTCTGCGAACCGGAAAAGTGATAACGAATGCGCAGATGGTGGGCATCGGAAGCATCAATCAGCTCGACACCTACCTTTCCCCCGGCGAATACAGGGGCAGCGAACTTCGATACGTCTCGCACTCGGTGCGCGAGAACGGCTCTAAGATTTCCCGCGAACTGATACATCAGGCGCATCTCTCGCTCACGCGCAACCGTGCAGAGAACAACAGAGAGATCGGGGGACTTTACAACTTCCAGTACAACGTGCAGTACGAACTGGGAGAATGGCAACTGGGCAACGGAAGACTGATGCTGAAAGCCGGTGGTGGCGCGGATGCAAACATCGGCTTCCTTTACAACACCCGAAACGGCAACAATCCGGCGCAGGCTTACGTGAACCTGAACCTCGCACCCAATGCAACGGCTGCCTATCGGTTCAGACTGTGGAACCGTCCTTTCCAAATCAGATACGAAATGCAGCTCCCTCTCGTGGGGTTAATGTATGCGCCAAACTTCGGACAAAGCTATTACGAGATTTTCTCAAAAGGAGACTACGACCACAACATAGTACCGACAACCATCGGCTCTGCGCCATCACTCCGCCAGATGCTTACCTTCGACTTCAGGATCAGGCACACAACCGTGCGCTTGGGCTATCTCGGCGACTTCCAACAGGCAAAAGTGAACGGTCTGAAATACCATACTTGGAGCAATCTCTTCGTTGTGGGCATCGTAAGAAAGTTTTCTATCACTAAGATTCTTCCATAA
- a CDS encoding DNA gyrase/topoisomerase IV subunit A translates to MDDDKIKDPNEEEKLDDINEYAENVIADEEETDSEAHSDYKPADRFDASAVRHLSGMYKNWFLDYASYVILERAVPHIEDGLKPVQRRILHSMKRMDDGRYNKVANIVGHTMQFHPHGDASIADALVQMGQKDLLIDTQGNWGNILTGDRAAAPRYIESRLSKFALETVFNPKTTEWQLSYDGRNKEPVTLPVKFPLLLAQGGEGIAVGLSSKILPHNMNEICEAAIKYLKGEEFQLYPDFPTGGSIDISKYNDGQRGGTVKVRAKVEKVDSKTLVIREIPFSKTASTLQESITRAVEKGKLKIRKVEDMTASEVEILLHLTPGTSSDKTMDALYAFTDCEINISPNCCVIADQKPQFLTVSDVLRHSAEHTKALLRKELEIRKGELEEQLFYNSLERIFIEERIYKEKKFETSKNMDEVVEFVDSKLEPHKPTFIREVTRQDIIRLLEIKMQRILKFNKDKADELIQKIKAEIAEIEKDLSQMVRVTIEWFTHLKEKYGKDFPRRTEIKSFDTIIAAKVVDANEKLYIDRQGGFIGTGLKKAEFVQNCSDLDDVIIFYKDGKYKVTKIADKVFVGKNILHLQVFKKNDKRTIYNTVYRDGKDGHYFIKRFNITTLTRDRDYDVTQGKPGSRIVYFTANPNGEAEIIKITLEVAPEKKRQNIFMERNFSQVLIKGRSSKGNILTKEPIHRISLKSHGRSTLGGRKVWFDPDVNRINYEEQGRLLGEFNDKDSILIILDNGEYYTSNFDPSNHYEDNIWRIEKYDADKVWTAVVYDADNQGYPYLKRFQMENSKRHQNVMGDNANSKLVILTDQVYPRIEVTYGGDDAARGSEEIDAEQFVGVKGFKAKGKRLTTWKVDRIEELEPIRFPEPENAEDDDEEGTADNPETGGENLDPDAGKSQQQVIDEMTGQLNLFPDE, encoded by the coding sequence ATGGACGACGACAAAATAAAAGACCCTAACGAAGAAGAAAAGTTGGACGACATCAACGAATATGCTGAAAACGTGATAGCCGACGAGGAAGAAACGGATTCAGAAGCACATTCCGACTACAAACCTGCCGACAGATTCGACGCCTCGGCAGTGCGACATCTTTCGGGAATGTATAAGAACTGGTTTTTAGACTATGCCAGCTACGTGATTCTCGAACGTGCCGTGCCGCATATCGAGGACGGACTGAAGCCCGTGCAGCGGCGCATTCTCCATTCTATGAAAAGAATGGACGACGGACGCTACAACAAAGTGGCGAACATCGTGGGGCATACGATGCAGTTCCATCCTCACGGCGATGCTTCCATAGCCGACGCGCTCGTGCAGATGGGGCAGAAGGACCTGCTGATAGACACGCAGGGAAACTGGGGCAATATCCTCACAGGCGACCGTGCCGCCGCACCGCGCTATATTGAGTCGCGACTGTCGAAGTTTGCACTTGAAACGGTCTTCAACCCCAAGACCACCGAATGGCAGTTGTCATACGATGGCAGAAACAAGGAACCGGTTACGCTGCCCGTAAAGTTCCCGCTGCTGCTTGCTCAGGGAGGCGAAGGCATTGCCGTAGGATTGTCGTCGAAGATTCTGCCCCACAATATGAACGAGATTTGCGAGGCAGCCATCAAATATCTCAAGGGCGAGGAGTTCCAGTTGTATCCCGATTTTCCTACGGGCGGCAGCATAGATATTTCAAAATACAACGACGGGCAGCGCGGCGGCACGGTGAAGGTGCGTGCCAAGGTGGAGAAAGTAGACAGCAAGACGCTCGTCATTCGCGAAATCCCATTCTCAAAAACTGCAAGCACCTTACAGGAATCTATAACGAGAGCCGTTGAGAAAGGGAAACTGAAAATCAGAAAAGTGGAGGATATGACGGCATCGGAGGTTGAAATCCTCCTGCATCTCACTCCGGGAACATCGAGCGACAAGACGATGGACGCACTCTATGCGTTCACGGACTGCGAAATCAACATTTCGCCAAACTGTTGTGTGATTGCCGACCAGAAGCCGCAGTTCCTCACTGTTTCCGATGTGCTCCGCCATTCGGCAGAACACACGAAAGCACTGCTCCGGAAAGAGTTGGAGATTCGCAAGGGAGAGCTGGAGGAACAGCTTTTCTACAATTCCCTTGAACGAATCTTCATAGAGGAACGCATCTATAAGGAAAAGAAATTCGAGACTTCAAAGAATATGGACGAGGTTGTTGAGTTCGTTGATTCCAAACTTGAGCCTCACAAGCCCACGTTTATCCGCGAAGTTACGCGTCAGGACATTATCCGTCTGCTGGAAATAAAGATGCAGCGTATCCTGAAGTTTAATAAGGACAAGGCCGACGAACTGATTCAGAAAATCAAGGCAGAGATTGCCGAGATAGAAAAAGACCTCAGCCAGATGGTTCGCGTAACGATAGAATGGTTCACGCACCTGAAGGAGAAATACGGAAAGGACTTCCCACGCAGAACGGAGATAAAGAGTTTCGACACCATCATCGCTGCAAAGGTGGTGGATGCCAATGAAAAACTCTACATCGACCGTCAGGGCGGCTTCATCGGAACGGGACTCAAGAAGGCTGAGTTCGTGCAGAACTGTTCGGATCTCGACGATGTGATTATCTTCTACAAGGACGGAAAATACAAGGTTACGAAGATTGCCGACAAGGTGTTCGTGGGCAAGAACATCCTTCACTTGCAAGTGTTCAAGAAAAACGACAAGCGCACCATCTACAACACCGTCTACCGCGACGGAAAGGACGGGCATTACTTCATCAAGCGATTCAACATCACCACCCTGACACGCGACAGGGACTACGACGTTACGCAGGGTAAGCCGGGTTCGCGCATCGTTTACTTCACAGCCAATCCTAACGGAGAGGCCGAAATCATCAAGATTACGCTCGAAGTAGCCCCGGAGAAGAAGCGGCAGAACATATTTATGGAGCGCAACTTCTCGCAAGTGCTCATCAAGGGACGAAGTTCCAAAGGCAATATCCTCACGAAGGAGCCTATTCATCGCATATCCCTGAAGAGCCACGGCCGTTCTACGCTCGGTGGCCGCAAGGTTTGGTTTGATCCGGACGTGAATCGCATCAATTATGAGGAACAAGGCCGTCTGTTGGGCGAGTTCAACGACAAGGACAGCATCCTCATCATCCTCGACAACGGCGAATACTACACCTCAAACTTCGACCCCTCCAACCACTACGAGGACAATATATGGCGAATTGAGAAGTACGATGCCGACAAGGTTTGGACAGCCGTGGTCTACGATGCCGACAATCAGGGCTATCCATACCTGAAACGTTTCCAGATGGAGAACTCGAAGCGGCATCAGAACGTGATGGGCGACAATGCCAACTCAAAGCTCGTGATACTTACCGATCAAGTTTATCCACGAATAGAAGTAACCTATGGAGGCGACGACGCTGCACGTGGCTCGGAAGAAATAGACGCTGAGCAGTTTGTCGGCGTGAAAGGATTCAAGGCTAAAGGCAAACGTCTCACCACTTGGAAGGTGGACAGGATTGAAGAACTCGAACCAATCCGTTTCCCTGAACCTGAAAATGCAGAGGACGACGACGAGGAGGGAACTGCCGACAATCCTGAAACGGGAGGGGAAAACCTCGACCCGGATGCGGGAAAGAGTCAACAGCAGGTAATAGACGAAATGACCGGACAACTAAATCTCTTCCCTGATGAATAG
- a CDS encoding DUF6140 family protein has product MALLKITVKMTKHSAGMVIEPGMSVQLATMLPNPITNQQESEKVNTLFKNNYGVDLKKMGALNPAYLKVEKI; this is encoded by the coding sequence ATGGCATTATTGAAAATCACCGTGAAAATGACAAAGCACTCTGCCGGAATGGTAATAGAACCCGGTATGAGTGTTCAGCTTGCAACAATGCTGCCCAATCCTATTACCAATCAGCAGGAAAGCGAAAAGGTAAACACCCTTTTCAAAAACAACTATGGTGTTGATTTGAAGAAGATGGGAGCATTGAATCCTGCATATTTGAAAGTGGAAAAAATATAA
- a CDS encoding IS4 family transposase encodes MNKPQYVFSQLVAFMDSDKFRHIVDKYGGNRYVKHFTCWNQLLTLMFGQLSNRESMRDLIVAIEAHYQKCYHLGLGKHVTRSNLAKANTNRACRIFEQYAYYLVSKARRKRAANIFKLDGNVYAFDSTTISLCLNVFWCAKFRKHKGGIKIHTLYDLETQIPAFFHITTASVHGSKAMGEIPIETGAYHIFDPGYNNFNELYRIHRAESFFVVRAKTNLQYKCIKWRRRLPGE; translated from the coding sequence ATGAATAAGCCCCAATACGTTTTCTCCCAATTGGTCGCTTTTATGGATTCAGACAAGTTTCGTCACATCGTTGATAAGTATGGCGGTAACCGCTATGTGAAGCACTTCACATGTTGGAACCAGCTCCTTACACTCATGTTTGGCCAGTTGAGCAATCGTGAGAGCATGCGAGACTTGATTGTCGCCATAGAGGCACATTACCAGAAGTGCTATCATCTCGGACTTGGCAAGCACGTGACCAGAAGTAATCTGGCTAAAGCCAATACAAATCGTGCCTGTCGCATCTTCGAGCAGTATGCCTACTACCTTGTGAGTAAGGCCAGGCGCAAACGGGCTGCGAATATCTTCAAACTTGACGGTAATGTCTATGCTTTCGATTCCACGACCATCTCGCTATGCCTGAATGTGTTTTGGTGTGCCAAGTTCCGCAAGCATAAGGGCGGTATCAAGATACATACCCTATATGACCTGGAGACTCAGATTCCCGCCTTCTTTCATATCACCACAGCATCAGTGCATGGCTCCAAGGCGATGGGGGAAATCCCCATTGAGACTGGTGCTTACCACATCTTTGACCCTGGCTACAACAACTTCAATGAGCTCTATCGCATACATCGTGCAGAGTCGTTCTTCGTTGTCAGGGCCAAGACCAATTTGCAGTACAAGTGCATCAAGTGGAGACGCAGGCTGCCCGGGGAATAA
- a CDS encoding HU family DNA-binding protein, giving the protein MAISIRLQQSKFKEENRGGKWHARVVSSGVTTTEDLAASIQENTTFTRGEVTGIIMALVDEISYSLSLGNTVVLDGLGRFHLTVESDPVENRKDFDIKKNVKGVKCKFLPASRRDPHTRKSTQDFASGVQIVWADPEDEE; this is encoded by the coding sequence ATGGCAATCAGTATCAGACTGCAACAGAGTAAATTCAAGGAAGAGAATCGTGGTGGGAAGTGGCACGCACGAGTAGTGAGCAGTGGGGTTACGACAACGGAAGACCTCGCGGCATCCATTCAGGAGAATACCACCTTCACACGTGGCGAGGTTACGGGCATCATTATGGCACTTGTAGACGAAATCAGTTACAGCCTGAGCCTCGGCAACACGGTGGTGCTCGATGGGTTGGGGCGTTTCCACCTCACGGTTGAGAGCGACCCGGTGGAAAATCGCAAGGATTTCGACATCAAGAAAAACGTGAAAGGCGTGAAGTGCAAGTTTCTGCCAGCCAGCCGTCGCGACCCTCACACCCGTAAAAGCACACAGGACTTTGCTTCGGGTGTACAGATTGTATGGGCTGATCCGGAAGACGAGGAATAA
- a CDS encoding aspartate-semialdehyde dehydrogenase: MKVAIVGASGAVGQEFLRILEERNFPMDELVLFGSSRSAGSKYVFRGKELEVKLLQHNDDFKDIDIAFTSAGGGTSAEFAETITKYGCVMIDNSSQFRMDKDVPLVVPEINAEDALNRPRGIIANPNCTTIMMVVVLNPIEKLSHIRKIRVSSYQSASGAGAVAMEELQQQYKELIEEGEVKTIEKFPHQLAYNVIPQIDKMTETDYTKEEMKMFYETQKIMHSDVRTSATCVRVSSLRSHSESVWFETERPLAVGDIRKALEAAPGVTLVDDPHNYVYPMPLESSGHDNIYVGRVRKDLADDNGNTLWLTGDQIRKGAALNAVQIAEYLIKVGNVK; encoded by the coding sequence ATGAAAGTAGCAATAGTTGGAGCCAGCGGAGCAGTAGGACAGGAGTTCCTCCGCATTCTGGAAGAGAGAAATTTCCCGATGGACGAACTTGTTCTGTTCGGTTCAAGCCGTTCGGCTGGCAGTAAATATGTATTCAGGGGTAAGGAATTAGAAGTTAAACTACTTCAGCATAACGATGATTTCAAAGACATTGATATAGCATTTACAAGCGCGGGAGGCGGCACTTCGGCAGAGTTTGCTGAAACCATAACTAAGTACGGCTGTGTGATGATCGACAATTCCAGCCAGTTCCGAATGGACAAGGATGTGCCGTTGGTGGTGCCGGAAATCAATGCGGAGGATGCGTTGAACCGTCCGCGCGGCATCATTGCAAATCCAAACTGCACGACTATTATGATGGTGGTGGTGCTCAATCCTATCGAGAAGCTGAGCCATATCCGTAAAATTCGCGTGAGCAGCTATCAGAGTGCGTCCGGTGCAGGTGCTGTGGCGATGGAGGAGTTGCAGCAGCAGTATAAGGAGTTGATAGAAGAGGGGGAGGTAAAGACTATCGAAAAGTTCCCTCATCAGTTGGCTTACAACGTGATTCCTCAAATCGACAAGATGACCGAAACCGACTATACGAAAGAGGAAATGAAGATGTTCTACGAAACGCAGAAGATTATGCACTCCGACGTGCGTACAAGTGCCACCTGTGTGCGTGTTTCATCGCTCCGCAGTCATTCCGAATCCGTGTGGTTTGAAACAGAGAGGCCTTTGGCTGTAGGAGATATCCGCAAGGCACTCGAAGCAGCTCCGGGCGTAACGCTTGTAGACGATCCGCATAACTATGTTTATCCTATGCCGCTCGAGAGTTCCGGACACGACAACATTTATGTTGGCCGTGTAAGAAAAGACTTGGCCGACGATAACGGCAACACACTTTGGCTCACCGGCGACCAGATTCGCAAGGGTGCTGCGCTGAACGCTGTTCAGATTGCGGAATATCTCATTAAGGTGGGGAATGTAAAGTAA